The sequence CGCTGGGCAGGTGGCGCCGGCTCGGGTAGTAGAGATGAAAGTACTCCTGCGGCGGCATCCAGGCATCGAGCACGCTCTGCAGGCGGCCTTCCGCGAGATCAGCCTCGACCAGCTGGCGCAGGCAATAGACCACGCCGAATCCCTGGCGTGCGGCAGCCACTTCCAGCCGCACATTGTCGACGATCAGGCGTCCTTCCACCGCGACACGGAAACTCTGGCCCTCCTGGGCGAACTCCCAGCGATAGCGCTCGCCGCTGGGAAAGCGCCGCTGCACGCAGCCATGTTGCTGCAGCTCCCACGGTGTCTGCGGCGCCGGATGCGCACGCCAGTAGTCGGGCGTCGCCACCACGGCGAAGCTCAATGGCGGACCGATGCGCTGGGCCACCATGTCCGGCTGCAAGCGGTCGTCGAAGCGCACGCCGGCATCGAAGCCGCCACCCACGATGTCGGTCAGGCGGTCGTCGCTGACCACCTCCAGCGAGACCCCGGGGTATGCCGCCAGGAAGCGCGGCAGGCGCTCCCCCAGCACGGCGTCCAGCGCCAGGTAAGACGCGTTGAGCCGCAGCTTGCCCATCGGCGTGTCACGGAACCGATTGACCGCCTCGACCGCGCCACGCATCCGCTCCAGTGCCGGGGCGAGGTCGGCGAGCAAGGCCTCGCCCGCCTCCGTGGGCACCACGCTGCGGGTGCTGCGGTTGAGCAGCCGCACCTCCAGCCGGGCTTCGAGCTTGCGCAGGCTGTGGCTCAGGGCCGAGGGTGAGACGCCCAGTTCGGCGGCCGCGCGACGAAAGCTGCGATGGCTGGCGACGCTCGCGAAGGCGATCAGCGCGGGCAGGGATTCTTTTTCCACTGCTGAATTCAATTCATCAGCCCTTTGAGAATGCGCTGGATTGTTGAACTGTATCGCATGCCGGAAGCTGGGCGCCGTGTTCAGCCAAGGAGCTTCCCCCATGCACAGCATCGCCATCCACCGCTTCGGCGGACCCGAAGTCCTCGCCCCGCTGCAGCGCCCGCTCCCGCAGCCCGGACCGGGCGAAGTCGCGATCGATGTCGCCTACGCCGGGCTCAACTTCGGCGAAGTGCTCTTCCGCCGCGGCGTCCTGCCCGACCTGCCCCTGCCCTTCGTGCCCGGCCTGGAGGCCAGCGGCCGGGTGCGTGCCCTGGGCGAAGGCGTCACCGGCCTGGTGCCCGGCCAACGCGTCGTCGCACTGACGATCGTCGGCGGGGGCGCCTATGCCGAAGTGGCGGTCGTGCCGGCCGCGCTGGTGGTGCCGGTGCCGGACGGAGTCGCGCTCGCCACCGCCGCCGGCCTGCCCTCCAATCTCTCTACCGCCATGCAGATCCTCCAGGACCTGGCGCCGGTACGCAGCGGCGAGACCGTGCTGATCCACGCCGCGGCGGGCGGCGTCGGCGGCCTGCTCGGCCAGGTCGCCAAGGCCGCGGGCGCGGGCCGCGTGATCGGCAGCGTCGGCAGCCCGGCCAAGCGCGAGTACGCGCTGGCCCGCGGCTACGACGACGTCGTGCTCGCCGCCGATTTCATCCGCGATCCGCTCGCCGCGCTGGACGGCCAGACGGTCGACCTGGCGGTCGACCCCGTGGGTGGCGAGCTGCGTCGCGCCAGCCTGCAGGCACTCGCGCCCTTCGGCCGCCTGGTGGTGATGGGCAATGCCAGCGACGCGCCTGACGTGACGGTCTCGACCCAAGACCTGTGGTTCAGCGGTCGCAGCGTCGCGGGCTACATCCTGCTCGGCGAGGCCCGACGCGATCCCGTCCGGGTCGGCGCGGCGCTGCGGCGCGGTCTCGAATGGGTGGCGGAGGGCCGTATCCGCGCTGAAGTAAGCGAGGTGCTCGCGCTGGACGAGGCGCCGGAAGCGCATCGCCGCATCGAGTCGCGCGCCACCACCGGCAAGCTCGTATTCCGTTTGCAGGGAGACTGAGATGCCCAAGGCCCATCGCTTCGCCTTCGACATGCTCCTGCGCCTGCTCGCGTTGCTGGCGACCACGCTGCTGCTGCTCGCCGCCGGCCCCGGCTGGGCGGCGAACCCGCGCCATGTGCTGGTCTTCGGCGACTCCAACAGCTGGGGCTGGGAACCGGTGAAGGAAGGCTTCCCGGTGCGCCGCTATCCGCTCGCGCAGACCTGGCCGCAGCAACTCGCCCGCGCGCTGGGGCCCGGCGTCATGCTCCACACCGACGCGCTGTCCGGCCGTACCGTGGATCTGGATTTCCCCGCCGACACGCACATCGGCACCTTGGTGGATGTGGACTTCAACGGCCGTCGCGCCCTGCCCGCTGCCATCGCGCGCGAGCTGCCGCTGGACCTGGTGATCATCATGCTCGGCACCAACGACCTGCAGCACGACTTCGCCCGCAGCCCGCAGGCGATCGCCGAGAGCGCCATGCAACTGGCAAAGCTCGCGCGCGATTCGGCCGGTGGCGTCTTCACCCGCTACACCCGGCCGCCCCGCGTGCTGGTGATCACGCCTCCCCCGCTGGGCGACACCTCGGCCACGCCAATCCGCCAGTACTACGACGACGATGCGATCGCCCGCTCGCGCCAGCTCGGCGCGGCCTTCCGCAGCGCGGGCGAAGCGGCCGGCGTGAGCGTCTTCGATGCGGGCTCGGTCACCGCTACGCAGGGTGTGGACGGCATCCACCTCACGCCGGCCAATCACCGCGCCTTGGCGCGTGGCGTGCTGCCCGAAGTGCGGCGCTTGCTGGACGGACACGAGTAGGCATCCGGCTGGCGCAGAAGCGCGTTCGCCGATGATGAAAAAGGCCGGTCCTCTCACGAGGCCGGCCTCTTCGTTGCTACGTCGACTGTCGAGGCGCTTCAGCCCTGCGGCAGCGCACCGAGGAAGCGGCGCATGTGTTCCGCCACCGCCGGGGTGTCCTCTTCCAGCGCGAAGTGACCCGTGTCGAGCAGGTGCACCTCGGCGCGCGGCAGATCGCGGGTGAAGGCCCGCGCACCGGCTTCGACGAAGAGCGGGTCGTGCTTGCCCCACACCACCAGGGTCGGCGGCTGTGCGCGCTTCAGGTAGGCCTGCCAGGCCGGGTACTGGGGCAGGTTGCGGTGGTAGTCCGTCAGCAGGTTCTGCTGCACTGCGCGGTTGAAGCTGCCTTCCAGCTCGCCGGCCGCCAGGGTCCAGGCGTCAGGGCTCACCGTCTCCGGTGCGCGCTGGCCGAAGGTGTACATGAACTGCACGCTGCCGCGGCTGGTGATGCCGTCGAGGAGGGGTTGGGTCTCGGCGTTGATGCCCACCGAGGTGCGCTGGATGTTGTCGCGGATCTTGTCCGAGAGCCCTTCTTCGTAGGCATTGGCGTTCTGCACGATCAGCGCGCTCACTCGCTCCGGATGCGCGACCGCCAGCCGGAAGCCGACCGGGCCGCCGAAGTCCTGCATGTAGAGCGCATAACGCTTGAGCTGCTTGGCCTGGATGAAGCCTTCCATCGCAGCGGCCAGGCCGTCGAAGGTCGGGCTGAAGCGGGCCTTTTCGCCGACCACGGTGTGGCCGCTGCCCGGGTAGTCCGGCGCGATCACGTGGTAGCGGTCGGCCAGGCGGGCCATGAGGCCGGCGTACATTTGGGAGGAAGCCGGGAAGCCGTGGAGGAAGAGCACGGTGGGGCGCTGCGGGTCGCCGGCCTCGCGGTAGAAGATCTGGATGCCGTCGACATCGATGGTCCGGTGATGGATCACGGCCTGCGGCGCCGAGGTGGCGGTCGGGGCGGCCTGCGCGCTGAGGGGCAGGACGGCGGCGAGGGCGAGTGCAGCGGCGGCGTTCTTCATGATGCGCTCCGTTTTTCTGGGGGAGGCCGTCGGCTGACGGCATGGAGCGCAGTGTGCCCACGCGGACTGTCTGCGATAAGGCGGTGAATAATAGAATCACTGTCAACCATAAGTGGACAGTGAGATCGCATGAGCAACCTTTCCCGCGTCAATCTCAATCGCCTGGAAGTCTTCGTCGCCGTGGTCGAGGCCGGGTCTATCACCGCCGCCGCCGCGCGCCTGGGGCTCGCCAAGACCATGGTCAGCGCCCATGTGCAGCGGCTGGAGGCCGAGCTGGGCGCCAGCCTGCTGATCCGCACCACGCGACGCCTCTCGCTCACCGAGACCGGCGAAACCTTCTTCGAATCGGCGCGTGCGATCGTCGCGGACGCGCAGGCAGCGATCGAGGCGGCCAGCCACCAGAACCGCGCCGCGCAGGGCACGCTGCGGGTCACCGCGCCGATCGACTTCTCCGCCGCGGTGCTGGCGCCCGTCGCGGTGCGCCTGGGCGAGACGCACCCGGGCCTGCACATCGAACTGCTCTCCGGCGACCGGCTCTTCGACCTGGTAGCTGAGGGCATCGACCTGGCGATCCGCGCGGGTCAGTTGCGCGACTCCAGCCTGCAGGCCACCCGGCTGGGCGACTTCACCGAATGCCTGGTCGCCACCCCGGCTTTCCTCGCGCAGCGCGCGCTGCCCGCCGAACCCGCGGCGCTCGCGGACTGGCCCTTCGTCGCCCTGTCCGTCCTGCCCCAGCCTTTGCGCTGGCGCTTCACCCATGCCACGGGCGAAGAACAGGAGATCGTGTTCGCGTCGCGCTTCTCGGCCAATACCGCGCATGCGGTGCGCGCCAGCGTGCTGGCCGACGCCGGGCTGGCCCTGTTGCCCGACTTCGCGGTAAAGGGCGATATCGCACAAGGCCGGCTGCTGCGCTTGCTGCCCGAATGGCAGCTGCCGCGCGGCGGCATCCATGCGGTGTTTCCCGCCAGCCGCCACCGCCCACACCGGGTGCGCCTCTTGGTCGACGCGCTGCGGGCACGGCTGGAAGCGCAGGACTGATCAGGGCGCGATCATGGTGCCAAGGGCGGCCAGTCGCTGCGCACGCGCAGGAAGCTCGCGAAACGCGGGATCCCGCTCGCATTGAGCCCGCGATAGCGGTAGGTGACCCAGCTGCCCAGGGCCGGCGGGTCTTCGCGCTGCGCGTCGGAGAAGCCGCTGCCCAGGCGCAGGCGCAAACCCTCGGGCGTCTCCACCTCGAGTGCCCCGAGACGGCCGGCATGCTTGCCGCGCCCCGGCTGGTAGCCGACCACCCGCGCTTCCGCGTCTTCGAAGGGCTTGAGCTTGAGCAGGTCATCCGTGCGCTCGCCACGATAGGGCGCATCACCCCGATGCAGCATCAGGCCTTCGCCGCCCGCCTTCACCGTCTCGCGCAGCAGTGCCTGCAGCGCGGTCGTGCTCGCGAGCTTGCGCTGGACCACCGCAACCACCCAGGGCCGGTCGATCCGGGCGACAGCAGCCTGCAGGGCGGGCAGGCGCGCGTCGAAGGCGCCGGGCGCCTCGGGCAGGTCGAAGACCATGTAGCGCAACTGCAGCCACTGGGCTTCGTCCGGCGTGTCGCGGGCCGCCGCCGCGCTGGCCGCCTCGAAGCGGCCTCGCCCGGCCCAGAGTTCGCCGTCCATGGCATGCGCCGGCCAGCCGGCGGTGAACCACGCGGGCGCGGCGATCCGCTGGCCACCGCGGGTGAGCAACTGCCGCCCGTCCCAGTAGGCCCGCACGCCGTCGTACTTCTCGCTGACCCAGTAGTCGGCGAGCGCGATGTCCGCGTGATAGCTGCGCGCGAGCATCACGGCCGGACGATCCGCGGCCCAGGCAGGCGAACTACCCGGACACAGCAGCGCCAAGGCGATCCCGGCCACCACGGATTTGCCACGAATCCATGCGCGCGTGAAGCAGACCGCGCGAAACACAACGCCCGCCGCACACCGGCGATGAGCGTCGCCCCGTTTTCGGCGGGCTTCGCTTAGGATTGACCGCATCTGTCCTGGAGCCCCGTTGTGAGCGCACCCATCGATTTCTATTTTGATTTCGCCTCTCCCTACGCCTACGTCGGCTCGCGCCTGCTGGAAGACATCGCCACGCGTCACCAGCGCTCCGTGATCTGGCATCCGCTGGTGGTGGGCCAGGGCTTCCGCGCCGTCGGCGGCGCCGCCCTGCCGGCCCTGCCGATGCGCAGCGAATACGTCGAACGCGACGTCTCGCGCCTGGCGCGCTCGCTGGGCATTCCCTATCAGCACCCGAAGCATCTGCACGTACCCACGCATCATGCCGCGCATGCCTTCCTCTACGGGCAGGACCGCGATCCCGAGGCCGCGAAGAAATTCGCACGCCAGGTGTTCGACGCGCATTTCGTGGAAGGCCGCAACATTTCGGACCTGGATGTCGTGCTCGACCTGGCCGAAGCCTTCGGTTTCGACCGCAGCTCGGCCCGCGAGGAACTCAACGGCGCTGCGCTCAAGGAACGACTCAAGGCCGAGACCGAAGTCGCGCTCTCGCGCGGCGTCTTCGGGGTGCCCTTTACCATCGTGGCAGGCGAGCCTTTCTGGGGTTATTCGCGCCTGCCGCTGGTCGAGCGCTGGATCGCCGAAGGCCCCTTCTGAGCGAGCCCGCAACCGGCCCTACCTTTACCGCAGAACCTGGAAACGCAGCGCCCGTGTCCGCACCCATCGATTTCTACTTCGACTTCTCTTCGCCTTACGGTTACTTCGCTTCCGAAGTCATCGACGCGATCGGCGCCCGCCAAAATCGCGCCGTGCTCTGGCATCCCATCCTGCTGGGCGCGAGCTTCAAGGTCACCGGCCAGCAACCGCTGCCCAGCATCCCGATGAAGGGCGACTACGCGATGCGCGACATCGAACGCAGCGCGCGTTTCATGCAGGTGCCCTACAAGCATCCGCATCCCTTTCCGCTCGCCACCCAGCATGCGGCGCGCGCCTTCCTCTGGGCCAACGACCGCGACAACGCACATGCCCGTGAATTCGCCCAGGCGATCTATCGCAACTACTTCGTCGACGGCGGCAACATCGCCGACCTCGAGCACGTGCTCATGCTGGCCGAGAAGTGCGGCTTCAACGGCCACGAATTGCGCGAGGCGATCACCAGCAGCGTGATCAAGGACCGCCTGCGTGCCGAGGTCGACCTGGCGATCTCGCGCGGCGTCTTCGGCTCACCCTTCTTCATCGTCGAAGGCGAACCCTTCTGGGGCGTGGACCGCTTGCCGCAGCTGGAAAAGTGGCTGGCCGACGGCCCCTTCTGAGCTCACCCCGCCCGGACGCCCGGGCCTCCGCAAGCCGCGGCTGACCGCGCCGGCCAATTGGCCTAAGCTACGTCACCCTTGCCTGCGCCGGATGCGCGAGAAACGCGCAGCGGCCCCACGGAGGTCTGCATGAGCGTGCTGCGCTCTGGGCTCGATGTCCGCGATGCCGCCTTCCTCGCCAACACGGCGGCGATGCGTGCGCTCGTGGATGGCCTGCGCAGCACCCTGACGCGCATCGCGCAGGGCGGCCCCGAGGCCGCGCGAGAACGCCATCGCGGCCGCGGCAAGCTGCTCGCCCGCGAGCGCATCGACCTGCTGCTCGATCCAGGCACGCCCTTCCTCGAAATCGCCCCGCTCGCGGCCCTCGGTCTCTACGACGACGAGGTACCGGCCGCCGGTGTCGTCGCCGGCATCGGTCGCGTGAGCGGGCGCGAATGCGTGATCGTCGCCAACGATGCGACCGTCAAGGGCGGCACCTACTACCCGCTGACCGTCAAGAAGCATCTGCGTGCCCAGGAGATCGCGGCCGAGAACCACCTGCCCTGCATCTACCTGGTCGACTCCGGCGGCGCCTACCTGCCGATGCAGGACGAGGTCTTTCCCGACCGCGAGCACTTCGGCCGCATCTTCTTCAACCAGGCCCGGCTCTCGGCCGCCGGCATCGCGCAGATCGCCTGCGTCATGGGCCTGTGCACCGCGGGCGGTGCCTATGTGCCGGCGATGGCCGACGAAGCGGTGATCGTGAAGGAGCAGGGCAGCATCTTCCTTGCCGGCCCGCCGCTGGTGAAGGCAGCCACCGGCGAAGAGGTGAGCGCGGAGGAACTGGGCGGGGCCGATGTGCACACGCGCCTCTCCGGCGTGGCCGACCACTTCGCCGAGAACGACAGCGATGCCCTGGGCATCGTGCGGCGCATCGTCGCCCACCTGGGCGCTGGCCCGCAGCCTTCGCTGGAGCCCGGTGCGGTCACCGAACCGCGCTACGCGGCCGAGGAACTGTACGGCGTCGTGCCCACCGACCTGCGCCAGGGTTTCGAGGTGCGCGAGGTGATCGCGCGCCTGGTGGACGACTCCGCCTTCGACGAATTCAAGGCGCGCTATGGCACGACCCTGGTCACCGGCTTCGTGCGCCTTGCCGGCTACCCGGTTGGCATCATCGCCAACAACGGCATCCTGTTCTCGGAGAGTGCGGAGAAGGGCGCGCACTTCGTGCAGCTCTGCGCCCAGCGCGGCACGCCGCTGATCTTCCTGCAGAACATCACCGGCTTCATGGTGGGCCGCAAGGCGGAGAACGGCGGTATCGCCAAGGACGGCGCGAAGATGGTGGCGGCGGTCGCCTGCGCCCAGGTGCCCAAGCTCACGGTCGTCATCGGCGGCAGTTTCGGCGCAGGCAATTACGGCATGTGCGGTCGCGCCTATTCGCCGCGCTTCCTCTGGATGTGGCCTAACGCGCGGATCTCGGTCATGGGCGGCGAGCAGGCGGCCAGCGTGCTCGCCCAGGTGGGCGGCAGCCGTGACGCGGCCGAGGCCGAAGCCCTCAAGGCGCGGGTGCGCGCACAGTACGAGGCGCAGGGCCACCCTTTCTACGCCAGCGCGCGGCTGTGGGACGACGGCATCATCGATCCCGCCGACACCCGCCGCGTGCTCGCGCTTGCCCTCGCGGCCTGCGCGCATGCGCCCGCCCGCGAAACACGCTTCGGGGTATTCAGGATGTAGTCATGTCAAAGCTCTGATCCGGCGCAAACCGACCGTGAAACGGCAGCGCCAGACTGAGGTCAACCCTCCACAAACCAAAGGAACGAGGAGCGAAGATGAGTGAAGAACTGATCCAGATCCGTCATCGGGGACAGGTTGCCGAGCTCTGGCTCAACCGACCGGACCGGCACAACGCGCTCGACGAACGCCTGATCCACGACCTGCACCTGTCGCTGGACAAGCTGGTCGACAACTCGACCGTGCGCGTGATCGTGCTCTGCGGCGCGGGAGAGAGTTTCTGCGCCGGCGCTGACCTCGACTGGATGCGCCGCGCCGCCTCGCTGGAGGGTGAAGACAACTACCGAGACGCGCGCACGCTCGCTTCGCTGCTGCACGCCATCGCGACCTGCAGCAAGCCGGTGGTGGCGCGCGTGCAGGGCAGCGCCTATGGCGGCGGGGTCGGCCTGATCGCCGCCTGCGACATCGCGGTGGGTATCCAGGATGCAACCTTCGCGCTCCCCGAAGTGCGCCTGGGCCTCGCGGCCGCCACCATCAGCCCCTACCTGCTCGCCGCCATGGGTGCGCGCCGCGCGCGCCGCCTGGTGCTCACCGGCGAACGCTTCACCGCGATGCAGGCGCGCGACTGGGGCCTGCTGCATGACGTGGTGGGCCTCGAATCCCTGGACGCCAAGGTCGAGCGCATCACCGACATGCTGCTCGAAGGCGGGCCGCATGCACAGGCGATCACCAAGGACGCCATGATCGAGTTCGATGGCGAGCCCTTCTCCACCCAGCTGATGGAATCCACCGCGCGCCGTCTGGCGCAGGTGCGCGTCAGCCTGGAGGGTCGCGAAGGCGTGGCCGCCTTCCTCGAAAAGCGCAGCCCGTCCTGGGCGCCCGTGCCCAAGCAGGAGAAGGCCGCTTGAGCGAGACGCCCGCGCCCCGCGCCGTCCTCAGCCTCACCGAGCTGGCCACCACGGCCAGCTCGCGGGGCGAGCGTTTTGCCAGCGAGGCGGCCAAGCTCGGCCCCTTGCTCGGTATGGCGCACCTGGGCGCACGCTGGATGACGGTGCCGCCCGGTCGCACCGCCTATCCACGCCACTGCCACCACAACAACGAAGAGTTGTTCGTGATCCTCGAGGGCGAAGGCGTGTTCGAGATCGGCGAGGCGCAGCATCCGGTGCGCGCGGGTGACCTCGCCTTTGCCCCGGCGGGTGGCGTGGAGACGGCGCACCAGTTGCACGCACGCGGCACCACGCCGCTGCGCTATCTCTGCATTTCCACCATGCGCCATCCGGACATCACCGAGTATCCCGACTCGGGCAAGTTCATGGTGCTCGCCGGGCGCGCCTTCGGCGGCGATCCCGCAGAGGAGCGCTTCCTGCATATCGGCCGTCGGGCGGACCGGGTCGACTACTGGGACGGCGAGGATGGACTGCTCGCCTCCACTGACGACGCGCCGTCGCGCAGATGAACGAAGTCGGTAGTGCCCTGCAGGGTCTCGCCCCCCTGAGTGACTGGTCCGGACTGCCGCTGGATCTGCCTGCGCTCTTTGCGCTGGCCGCCGGCCTGGGCTGGGCGGCGGGCCTGCGGCTCTATGCGCTGGTCTTCGTGCTGGGCCTGCTCGGGCGCTTCGGCATCCAGCTGCCGGGCGGCCTCGCCGTGCTGAGCCATCCGCTGGTGATCGGGCTTGCCGGTGTCATGCTGATCGTGGAGTTCCTCGCCGACAAGCTGCCCTGGCTCGATTCGGTGTGGGACGGTCTGCACACCTTCATCCGCATCCCGGCCGGTGCGGCACTGGCCGCGGCGCTCGCAGGCGGTCACGGTGAGGCGAGCACGCTGACGCTGGCCCTGCTGGGCGGCACCGTGGCGGCGGGCACGCACTTCGCCAAGGCCGGGGCGCGGGCGCTGATCAACACCTCGCCCGAGCC is a genomic window of Niveibacterium sp. SC-1 containing:
- a CDS encoding zinc-binding dehydrogenase encodes the protein MHSIAIHRFGGPEVLAPLQRPLPQPGPGEVAIDVAYAGLNFGEVLFRRGVLPDLPLPFVPGLEASGRVRALGEGVTGLVPGQRVVALTIVGGGAYAEVAVVPAALVVPVPDGVALATAAGLPSNLSTAMQILQDLAPVRSGETVLIHAAAGGVGGLLGQVAKAAGAGRVIGSVGSPAKREYALARGYDDVVLAADFIRDPLAALDGQTVDLAVDPVGGELRRASLQALAPFGRLVVMGNASDAPDVTVSTQDLWFSGRSVAGYILLGEARRDPVRVGAALRRGLEWVAEGRIRAEVSEVLALDEAPEAHRRIESRATTGKLVFRLQGD
- a CDS encoding GDSL-type esterase/lipase family protein, with product MPKAHRFAFDMLLRLLALLATTLLLLAAGPGWAANPRHVLVFGDSNSWGWEPVKEGFPVRRYPLAQTWPQQLARALGPGVMLHTDALSGRTVDLDFPADTHIGTLVDVDFNGRRALPAAIARELPLDLVIIMLGTNDLQHDFARSPQAIAESAMQLAKLARDSAGGVFTRYTRPPRVLVITPPPLGDTSATPIRQYYDDDAIARSRQLGAAFRSAGEAAGVSVFDAGSVTATQGVDGIHLTPANHRALARGVLPEVRRLLDGHE
- a CDS encoding LysR family transcriptional regulator is translated as MSNLSRVNLNRLEVFVAVVEAGSITAAAARLGLAKTMVSAHVQRLEAELGASLLIRTTRRLSLTETGETFFESARAIVADAQAAIEAASHQNRAAQGTLRVTAPIDFSAAVLAPVAVRLGETHPGLHIELLSGDRLFDLVAEGIDLAIRAGQLRDSSLQATRLGDFTECLVATPAFLAQRALPAEPAALADWPFVALSVLPQPLRWRFTHATGEEQEIVFASRFSANTAHAVRASVLADAGLALLPDFAVKGDIAQGRLLRLLPEWQLPRGGIHAVFPASRHRPHRVRLLVDALRARLEAQD
- a CDS encoding enoyl-CoA hydratase-related protein; this translates as MSEELIQIRHRGQVAELWLNRPDRHNALDERLIHDLHLSLDKLVDNSTVRVIVLCGAGESFCAGADLDWMRRAASLEGEDNYRDARTLASLLHAIATCSKPVVARVQGSAYGGGVGLIAACDIAVGIQDATFALPEVRLGLAAATISPYLLAAMGARRARRLVLTGERFTAMQARDWGLLHDVVGLESLDAKVERITDMLLEGGPHAQAITKDAMIEFDGEPFSTQLMESTARRLAQVRVSLEGREGVAAFLEKRSPSWAPVPKQEKAA
- a CDS encoding cupin domain-containing protein; protein product: MSETPAPRAVLSLTELATTASSRGERFASEAAKLGPLLGMAHLGARWMTVPPGRTAYPRHCHHNNEELFVILEGEGVFEIGEAQHPVRAGDLAFAPAGGVETAHQLHARGTTPLRYLCISTMRHPDITEYPDSGKFMVLAGRAFGGDPAEERFLHIGRRADRVDYWDGEDGLLASTDDAPSRR
- a CDS encoding DNA ligase, producing the protein MVAGIALALLCPGSSPAWAADRPAVMLARSYHADIALADYWVSEKYDGVRAYWDGRQLLTRGGQRIAAPAWFTAGWPAHAMDGELWAGRGRFEAASAAAARDTPDEAQWLQLRYMVFDLPEAPGAFDARLPALQAAVARIDRPWVVAVVQRKLASTTALQALLRETVKAGGEGLMLHRGDAPYRGERTDDLLKLKPFEDAEARVVGYQPGRGKHAGRLGALEVETPEGLRLRLGSGFSDAQREDPPALGSWVTYRYRGLNASGIPRFASFLRVRSDWPPLAP
- a CDS encoding alpha/beta hydrolase, whose translation is MKNAAAALALAAVLPLSAQAAPTATSAPQAVIHHRTIDVDGIQIFYREAGDPQRPTVLFLHGFPASSQMYAGLMARLADRYHVIAPDYPGSGHTVVGEKARFSPTFDGLAAAMEGFIQAKQLKRYALYMQDFGGPVGFRLAVAHPERVSALIVQNANAYEEGLSDKIRDNIQRTSVGINAETQPLLDGITSRGSVQFMYTFGQRAPETVSPDAWTLAAGELEGSFNRAVQQNLLTDYHRNLPQYPAWQAYLKRAQPPTLVVWGKHDPLFVEAGARAFTRDLPRAEVHLLDTGHFALEEDTPAVAEHMRRFLGALPQG
- a CDS encoding DUF4126 domain-containing protein; this translates as MNEVGSALQGLAPLSDWSGLPLDLPALFALAAGLGWAAGLRLYALVFVLGLLGRFGIQLPGGLAVLSHPLVIGLAGVMLIVEFLADKLPWLDSVWDGLHTFIRIPAGAALAAALAGGHGEASTLTLALLGGTVAAGTHFAKAGARALINTSPEPVTNIAASSAEDLLFAGGLWTLFSHPAVFLVGLAIFLVIATLIIWTAWRLLSRLFNLHRPRPGGS
- a CDS encoding 2-hydroxychromene-2-carboxylate isomerase; its protein translation is MSAPIDFYFDFASPYAYVGSRLLEDIATRHQRSVIWHPLVVGQGFRAVGGAALPALPMRSEYVERDVSRLARSLGIPYQHPKHLHVPTHHAAHAFLYGQDRDPEAAKKFARQVFDAHFVEGRNISDLDVVLDLAEAFGFDRSSAREELNGAALKERLKAETEVALSRGVFGVPFTIVAGEPFWGYSRLPLVERWIAEGPF
- a CDS encoding LysR family transcriptional regulator, with protein sequence MEKESLPALIAFASVASHRSFRRAAAELGVSPSALSHSLRKLEARLEVRLLNRSTRSVVPTEAGEALLADLAPALERMRGAVEAVNRFRDTPMGKLRLNASYLALDAVLGERLPRFLAAYPGVSLEVVSDDRLTDIVGGGFDAGVRFDDRLQPDMVAQRIGPPLSFAVVATPDYWRAHPAPQTPWELQQHGCVQRRFPSGERYRWEFAQEGQSFRVAVEGRLIVDNVRLEVAAARQGFGVVYCLRQLVEADLAEGRLQSVLDAWMPPQEYFHLYYPSRRHLPSGLRALVDFLREDSEAR
- a CDS encoding 2-hydroxychromene-2-carboxylate isomerase, which encodes MSAPIDFYFDFSSPYGYFASEVIDAIGARQNRAVLWHPILLGASFKVTGQQPLPSIPMKGDYAMRDIERSARFMQVPYKHPHPFPLATQHAARAFLWANDRDNAHAREFAQAIYRNYFVDGGNIADLEHVLMLAEKCGFNGHELREAITSSVIKDRLRAEVDLAISRGVFGSPFFIVEGEPFWGVDRLPQLEKWLADGPF
- a CDS encoding carboxyl transferase domain-containing protein, giving the protein MSVLRSGLDVRDAAFLANTAAMRALVDGLRSTLTRIAQGGPEAARERHRGRGKLLARERIDLLLDPGTPFLEIAPLAALGLYDDEVPAAGVVAGIGRVSGRECVIVANDATVKGGTYYPLTVKKHLRAQEIAAENHLPCIYLVDSGGAYLPMQDEVFPDREHFGRIFFNQARLSAAGIAQIACVMGLCTAGGAYVPAMADEAVIVKEQGSIFLAGPPLVKAATGEEVSAEELGGADVHTRLSGVADHFAENDSDALGIVRRIVAHLGAGPQPSLEPGAVTEPRYAAEELYGVVPTDLRQGFEVREVIARLVDDSAFDEFKARYGTTLVTGFVRLAGYPVGIIANNGILFSESAEKGAHFVQLCAQRGTPLIFLQNITGFMVGRKAENGGIAKDGAKMVAAVACAQVPKLTVVIGGSFGAGNYGMCGRAYSPRFLWMWPNARISVMGGEQAASVLAQVGGSRDAAEAEALKARVRAQYEAQGHPFYASARLWDDGIIDPADTRRVLALALAACAHAPARETRFGVFRM